Genomic segment of Flavobacteriales bacterium:
ACCTTCAAATGTGGTATGAGTAATTTTTAGCTGAGCCCAAGTTGATATTGGCCAACAGGCTATTATCAGAATTATTAGTCTATTCATTATGTCCTTTCTTTTTTAAAATAATGGTAACAATTTGATATACTGCACATCTCCGTCATAAGAGGCACCATATCGGGTTTCGGTTATACGTATGGGACTAACTACCACATTTGTCTCGTCAATATCCGGAAATTGGTAGGCATTTACATCGCCTTTTACGCACATGTTTTCGTAATATGGCACAGCTTCTAAATCGCCTTTTACCCATAGTCCCGCACGTTTGCCGTCCTCATATTTGCCTATTTCTTCCAATCGACCATTGGGGTCGTAAAATTTCCAAACGCCATCGCGTTTGCCATATTTAAACTCACCTTCCAATCGTATCAATCCATTATTTTGATATTCATAAATTTTACCACCTTCATAATCTAAAGTTTGGTTGCCGATCGAGTCGTAAAATTCGGTATAGAGCAATCGTTCAAAATCAACTTCCATTTCTTGGTCGCATCTAAAACGTTCTTCGCTGTTTAATATCAATCCTTTCAGCAGTTTTGTGCCATCAGGCCGCCACATTTCTACCGTTCCATAATATCTTGTAGAGTCGTTGGTAATTGGGTTTACATGCCATCCGGTGTCATACATTACCCGTTTGTGCAATTGGCCGTTTAGGTCAAAATAATCCCAACTGCCCACTTTTTGCCTATTTTCTACTCTGCCCACGGCAGCCACCACATTGTTTTTGTAGTAATAGGTGTAGTCGGCCGTGTTGTAATTGTTGAAATGAAGTAGCATACCCTTCAAGTCTTCATATCCGGTTTGAGGTACAGGTTTTGTTTTGGTGGATGGGTAATAACGCATATACTCATTATTCTGTACTGATGCGTAATAAACACTATCTTGAAGTCGATAAAATACCTTGGCCTTTAAGTTGCCTTCTTTAAAATAATAATACCCTGTATCTATCAAATAACCATGATGGAGGGTGGCCTCCACCGAGGTGGGAGCAGTGACATTTCCTTGCCAATATTTGCCATGCGGAAACCCTTTCTCAAAAGTTACTGTTTGGCTTAGCTCTTGTGGCCGCACGAAACTTTGAAACGGGCCGTGCAGCGTGTCGAGAGTGTAGTAGGCTTTGTATTTTATTTGGGTACTTAGTTCCTCTTCGGGGCTGGTGTATCCATAGTCCAGCACCAGTCCGTGCACCATTCCTTTATAATATTCTGCCATGCCGCCTCCGTTTTCGGCTCTGCCGTGTAGCAAGCCATCTTTGTAATAGGCGGATGAATTATACGATGTTACTTCCCCTTGTTTTTTGTTATTCTGATAGCTAATTCCGCCAATTTCGTATGGTTTTCCTTGAGAAAGCAAAATTCTGGCTCTACTCATATCTGGCGATATGCCGTGCGATGTATGGCTATGATATCTACCCCCATAATACCCTTCATACACTGGATATGCATGTTTATTTTTCTTTCTTTTTAGGGCATATTTTAATTTTCGCAGAGGTTTGAATTTTTTCTTACCATACCCATAATAGTCATAATCCCGATTTTTGTTCCGTTTGAACTTTTTTCTATTAAAAAACCTTTCCATTCCGGGTTTTCGGTACATGTAATTTTTAAAAAAATCATCAGCTTCAGGATTAATGGTTACTTCATAAACATAATCTTGCAACTTCTCCGATAATTTTTCGTCGTATGTGAAGCTGTATTTGTATGGTTTAAATTTTTTTGAACGCTCGTACTTAACCAATCTTACTTGCCCGCTTATTGTTTCGCCGTTTGCAAAAACCGTGTAGTTCAGCGAATCGGCGGCTTTCGATAGCTCCAGTACTTTGTCAGAATAAGAAACTCCTCCATACGATTTTTTGTTTTGGAGAGAATAAACGGGGAAAGCAAATCTATGAACAACCTTGTGGCTGGTATCTTGACCGTATTCAGTTACAAAGGCTTCCACCATTTCTTTTTTGGTAATGGAGTCTAAAAACTGATTAGACGAGAATGAAGATATTACCCTACCATTGAACTCGTTGGTTTTAAAGGAGATATATGGGCTGTGTAACAAATAAAATTCCCGCTCAATTTCTTTGTTTTTCTTTCCATAGGTTCTATTGGTTGCAGATTTTAGTATGAATCCTGTTTCATTTTTGTGCAGCGAGTCGAGATATTTTGACGAATAGTGTTCCTTAACAACAACTCCATTTTGGTCATATTCTTTTTCCATTAAAGAAGAATAGCTCCCACTCTTGGTTTTTTCAGAAATTAATTGGCCGTTTTCTGGATTGTATTCATATTCATGCAAATAAAAGTTAAATACGGGGTCACGTTCATATTTGTTTGTTATTCTGCCTTCTTGGTCATATCTATAAACGGGCTTTGTAAATGTATCCTTGTCAAGGTCGTATTCTAACTCCACTTGTCCGTTCGGCCAATAGCTTTTGTATTTTTTACAATTTTCCATTCCATTAATGGTTTGAGCCATAGTCATAAACTTTTGACTGGTTAAAAAATCAAACGTTAATGACTTGTTCAAATAAGAATAGTAGTAATAATAGTAATACCATTTTTCGAAATCTGAAACGATATTTCCATTTTTTGAATAGAAGGTAATGTGTTCACCAAAACCGAACGAATCAATTTTTTGTGAGGTAGTTTGTTTCAACACTCCACCTTCATATAACCTATAGTTAATTCCATCAACGGGATCGGCCACAAAATGTTCTTCCAGTTTTCCTGCTGCGTTATATTTTTTGTGTTCTGTTTTTAATCCAAAATTGTAGTTGTATTCCGTTTTAATGTGGTATGGTTTTTCATCGTAATAGGTAATGGATTGCCCATTTATTACCCCTAAAACATAGTTGGCCGAAAAAGTCAGTCTATCGCCTCTCCACTTTTTATGTTCTCCATTTAGCAAGCCATTTTTATAGCTGTATGTTTCTTTACTAAATTCGGAATATAAATTCCATTCGCCTGATTTTTCACCGTTTTCGTAGCCTCCGGTTTGTATTATATGTTGCTCATCGGAGTAGTCATACCAAGTGGCGGAGCCATTTTTTCGGTTATTTTTTATAGTGAAAATTGCGGCCACCAAGGTGGTGTCGGCATGGCTGTATATGGGGTTGCCCCACTCATCATAATTTACTGCTCGCTTTTCATAAAAAACCAAATAATTACCATCGGGTATTTTAAACGGATTGTAGGGCAAGAATTGCTCTTTTGGCCATTGATTCCAGTATGTTTCTGGGGTGTCTTTTTTCTTCTTTTTATTCTTCTTTGCACTTCGTTTGGTGGTTTCCACAATATCATAAATGTCATAATCAATTTCTCCAAAATCCACATAATCCACTATGCGTTCAAAATCGCCATAGTAATCATAATCATACCTATCTGGTATTGGTATTCGCACCGGATATACGTTGTAGGTTTTTCCTTCAAATGTGGCTTGCGTTATTTTTAGTTGGCCATTAGATGCAAAATAGCATTGCACAATTAGTGCAATTAATAGGGTCTTTTTTAGCATTTAGTTGTTGTTTTTGTACGAATTAACGCAAAAAAACGAATCACATTGCCAAGAATTTTGTAAATGTCTCAATTCGTTTGAAATTCGGGAATTTTCAGTATTTGTTAAAATGTAGAGTAAGGTATTGAGGCCATAGTTAACAATTATTCTTTTTTTTTGTAATGATGATAAAATAATCACCCACAATTCGGAATATCAAGAATGAAGGACAGGTTTGAAACGGTATTGGAAAAGTTGGACAGCAAGGTTTGGAGTGTGGGCATCAAAGTGCCTTCTGAAGTTTCAAAAAAATACATTGGTCAGGAATACAAAAGAGTGCTTTGTACACTTAACGATATACACACGTATCAAGCCCCGCTTTTATCAATGGGAGAAAGCAATTACTATATCAATGTAAATCAGCAAATTCAGAAGAAACTAAAGATAGGAATAGGGGATAGCATAATGGCCGAAATAGAACCCGACAACAGCAAATATGGCCTGCCCATGCCCGAAGAACTGAGCGAGCTACTCAAAATGGACAATAAAGGAAGCGAGGTTTTTCATAAACTTACTCCCGGCGTTCAACGAAATCTCATTCATATTGTTGGCACACCAAAATCATCCGAAATTAGAATCAGAAAGGCAATAGCCATTGTGGAATATATAAAGCAGGTGGACGGAAAAATCGTTTTTAAAGAATTGAATATTGCATTAAAAAATGGGTAGATACGCAATGTAGAGACGCAATGCATTGCGTCTCTACATTGCGTATCCATTGCGTATCTATTCTAATATTTTTCCCACACATTCACCAAAACCCACCCGAAATTGGTTGTTTTCTGAATAGGCTCTCATGGTTATCGTATCGCCGTTTTCAATGAATTTTCGGGTTTTCCCGTTTTTTAGAATGATGTCTTTTTGGCCGCTCCAACTCAATTCCAACATACTGCCAAAACTATCTTCAGTTGGGCCGCTTATAGTTCCGCTGGCCATCACATCGCCCACATTTACATTGCAACCGCCAACGGTGTGATGTGCCAATTGTTGAGCCATATTCCAATACATATATTTGTAGTTGCTATGGCAAATGGTGGTGCTTTCATCGCCTTCTGGGGCAATGGCTACTTCCAATTTTATGTCGATGTTTTTGTTTCCTTCAAATTGAAGGTATGGTAAAACTTCCGGATCTTGTTTTGGACTTTCTATTCTAAATGGGTCGAGAGCTTCCATAGTAACAATCCAGGGTGAAACCGTGCTTGCAAAGTTCTTGGCCAAAAAAGGGCCAAGCGGCACATACTCCCATCTTTGTATGTCGCGGGCACTCCAGTCGTTAAAAATCATCATTCCAAAAATGCAGTTGTCGGCTTCATTTACAGAAATTTGTTCTCCAAGTTTCGTTGTTTTTCCAACCACAAAAGCCATTTCCAATTCGTAATCCAACCGTTTTGAGGGGCCAAATATGGGTTGCTCAGCGTTTGGTGGAACGGTTTGGCCATGAGGTCTTTTTATATCGGTGCCGCTTATCACTATTGAGCTGGCTCGGCCATGATAGCCAACCGGAAGGTGTTTCCAATTCGGAAATAGAGCATTGGCGGGGTCTCTAAACATTTTTCCAACGTTTGTTGCATGGTCAATGCTGCTATAAAAATCGGTGTAATCGCCAATGTGTATCGGTAACAACATCTTTGCTGAAAGTCGGTCTTTCAAGATATCGTTTTGATGATTAAATAGTTTGGAAGTATTGTTGCACAACTGTTGTTGCATTTCTTTTCTAACAGCACTCCAAGTGCTTTTTCCGCAGGCAATAAAATCATTCAAAACACAACTATCAAATACAGTTTTGTCAAAATGGATATTATCAAATACCCCCAAATTGGTGGCGGCCTTTAGGTCAATAAGGTTGTCGCCAAAAGCCACACAGGGCGTGGCAATGCCGTTATTTTGGTATATGCCAAAGGGCAGATTATAAATTGAGAAATCGTGAAAATCAGAAACGTTTAACCAGTTTTGCATTGTGTTTTAAATTTGGTTCAAAACAACATAAATAAAATCTAAAACAAGTCTTTAGAACAAAAAATTGGTTGAAACATTTGTAAAAGGGATTGTAAGTTTTAGTTATTCCGCGGAAAAATGTGGTTCAAATGCGTAGATTTTCCCGCGGAATAATTTGTGCTTCTTCTATAAGTTTAAAATGAAAAGTAGAGGAATGCATCAAATGGATTTAATGAATATCCACTATCACGCACAATGGGTTTTTGGCCATTAAAGAGGGCGTGCAATCCGCTGTCTGGTGCAAATCGAACATCGTTTAATTGGAGTAAATGTTCGTCATCTTCTTCGCAATAAATAGGCGAAATTTTGTATGAAATTAGCATTTTGCCAATGCTTCCCGAATCACGAAAAAATTCATAGTTCATGGTGTCGGCATTCATGTCTAATGGCAAATAATGGGGCTTAAATATAGTATCTCCCTCAAAATTATTATTATAACACCGCACGCTAAATGGCGAAGAAGATTCATTGTATATGTCGATAGTTGGTTCCGAACGAAAATAGATTTCGGAGCATTCGCCATGTTCAACAATAATAACGCATGATGATAAACCGAAAATGGCAAGAGCCAATAAAAGCAAAATTCTTTTCATGTCTGTTTTCTTTCTCTATTTAAAATCAGGTTGATGCCAAATCCAGCGTTGAATCCGCCCCAATCAATGCCAATGCCCGGAACAAAAGGTGGGGCAAATGCAGGCTTAGATTTTGCATAGTAGTTCGTAAATACCAGAGGATAAAAATCAAAACGCACCAAATCATGCCAAAACCATTCAATACCAAAACGTACATCAGTATAGCGATAGCTCAATTTTTTGAGTTCATAGGAAAAGGTTTTGTCTCCAAAACTGCTGCCTTTAAATGTCTTTTCTCCATAAAAATCAAGCACACCACCACCATAGTTGTATGATAAGCAGGCGGTTAATCTTTTGCGTTTTTGCTGACCCTGAGCATTTACTTTTCTATTTACAAAATCTCTGGAATGCAGCGTTATGCCCACGGCAAAATAACCTCCGGAGGTGGTAGATTTGTCGTATTGATATAAATTTCCGGCAAACTTTTGGCTACCACCTCCCATCCTAAATTCGACGTGAGGCATGGCCATAATACCATATTCTACCACATAAGCCGAAGCGGCTCGTAGGTGAACGCCGGCACTGTATATATCAATTCGTTTTGTTGATTTGATTGTATCGGTTTGTGCATTTGCTTTTGGAACTACCAAAACAAATAGGATTATGACAATTATTGCTCTCATAAAAGCAAAATCTAAAACGAAAGTTGAAGCATGGTACGCCAATCAATATCATAACCGGTATCCTGCTTTATAGGAAAGTCCTGATAAAATTTGGCATTTAGGCTGCTGTCGAATGCAAAAAATGCTTTTCCAAACCGAAACATTTGTTTGTCGTCTATATCGCAAAAGAATGGAACAATGTGGTAGTAAATGCTCAATTTTCCGATACTGCCGGTGTCTCTAAAAAATTCATAATTCATGGTGTCTGAGTTCATGTCGAAGGGTAAATAATGTGGCGATTTTATGGTGTCTCCCACATTTTTTTGGTTGTAGTGCCAAACGTAAAAATCATTATTGGCCGAGTTTTCCATCATCAACGTTGGTTCTTCTTCATATCCATCGCACATTCCAATTTCTTTTGAATCGCATCCATAAGCCATAACGGCAATCATCGAAAATAAGATAAGTCTTTTCATTGTTTTAAGTGTATAAAAATGCAGAGTGATAGATTGTACAAATTAGTTCTTTTTGCAACGTTAAGCTCGATGTTTTGTATTGTAATTGCCTTTAATTCAACACAATATGAAGGTTGAGTAAACAGGTAAATACCCAAGATTGGTAGCCTATACTCTTTGCTTTTTGTAGAAGTTTCTTCTTTTTGAGCAAATGAACTCAAAGATATAAAAAGGAACATGGCTATGGCGGTTGTACATTTCACAAAAGCAAAAGTAAGCCTTTGAAAAATATAGAATTGTCACAACTGTTTAAATTCTATTTTGGGGTATCCCGCGTCTCCATCAATGCTGTAAAAATCAACAAAATGAGCTTTGTAAAAATAGCCGGATGATGATTGAAGAATAAAACATTTCTTAGGGTTCACCACATACACGCTGTTGCCGAAATCATACCATTTCCAATCGTATCCAATGGCATCTTGTGCATCGCTAAACGGGTGCTCTAAGGTGTCGGATAAGGTTATGTTTTCAAAATCAACCCCTTTAATAATCGACACTTTGGTGTTGTATGGATTGGTTAATGCACCCACCACCAAATAGGGCAATTCTTCGGCCTCAAAATAGTAGGTGTATTGCCTAAAAATCAAATCGAAGGTTTCTTTTGGCGGTTCCACATCCACTATTTCATGGCTTATAAAAGAAAAGTAGGTTCGGTTAAAATTGCCATTTTTTGTTAGTGTTGCCGTTTTTATTTCGGTTGAATTAAGCTCTGCATATTCAATGTTCAACTCTTGATTGACAAGTTTAAATTTAACTTTAACAAAGCCTAAATCTTTGTTTTTCAAATCTTTACCCAAGTTTATAATCCAAACAAAAGTGTGGTTTTGCCAACCGCTCAAGGCAGTGCTATCGTCTTTTCCGTTGCTCCAATCCCACATAAATTTAAGACCAGTGGTGTCACTGATTTCCGCAAGCTCGGTGGCTTGGGTAACGGCGGCAAAAACACTTTTTCCGGTGTTTAGGTAGATGGTTTGATTGTTGGCCGAACAGTTAAATGCAACATCCCAAAGGCCGCGGTCAATGCTTTTTACCACCTCATTTTGAGCAAGGTTAAAAAACAACTGATTCTCATACTTTCTGCCCATACCAATGGTTTGCTCTTGCACATCACCTCGTGGAAAAGGTGCAATGGGTGTTTCTTTTTCAAAACAACCTATGGTCAACATGGATATTATTAAAATGAGTAATGCCTTTTTCATTTTGAGAGTTTTAACGCCAATCGCATAAAATAACTTCTGCCCGTGCCCATAGATAGTCCGGTATTTTGCGTATGCACACCGTTTGAAACAACTGTGCTTTGGAGGTTTGTTACGTTCATCAGGTTTTTTACCCCTACACTCAAGTCCAAACGCTTATTCATAAAATGTCTGTTCATTTGAAAATCTACCAACCCAAAGCCGGATATTTTACTTTCGGTAATTTGGTTGTCGGTAAGCGAGAAAATGCTTTTGGGTCCTGTATATTTTCCTGAAAGGGTAAATTTTATTTTTCTCCAATCTTGATTGATAGATGCCTGCGTTTCGATATACGAAAAATCTGTTTTTTGATTCGTTTCAGCATTGTTTATCGAAACAACGTTGGTGGCAGAAAACCCAATGTTTACCCTTGTTTTATTTGTTGCTACTGCCAAATTTACTTGCCCACCCAGACTTTTGAACTGATCGAGATTTACGTAGGTATATTCCGTACCTGAAATGTTGGCGAGTGTTATTTTGTCAAAAATATCATTATAAAATACAGACAATGAGGGCCTTATTACTCCTTTTTTAATCTTATGAAATCCGGTAACGGATGTTTGAAAGTTGTGTGATTTTTCGGCTTTTAAATTTTCGTTGCCAATCACATTGTGGTTTACATCCACAAAATTTAGATAAAGTTCCTTTATATCCGGGGCTCGAAAACCACGGCCATAGCTAAACCGATAGACATATTTTTTTACCTCATATCGAGCAGAAAAAGTGGGGGCGATTGGCGATTTGTAAACAGAATTGTATGCCAGCCGAATGCCGGGCTTTATAGAGAAATGGCTGCCAACCATCATCTCAGATAGGGCATATACCGCCATATCGGTTATAGATTTTACTCCTTCTTCAATGCGAGCCCCTGTTCCATTTTGAAAAATAAAATCATATCCCAATTGGGTGTTCCATTTTTTGGTTTTGGTCAAAAAATTATACGAACCTCTTGACTGCAAAGCCACAAAACCTGTGGTATCCTGCCCATCGGTTGACGGAACTTGTCGGCTTTCGAGAGTCACCAAATCGCGATAATACTTTACACGTTGTCGGTTGTATAGATTGTACGAAACAAAAGCATTTAGATTTTTATTACTGTCGATAATCCGATCATATTGCACCTTTTCGTCCAATCTTGTGGTATAAAAATGCTCATCAAAAGCTGTCTCAAAATAGGGTGCGTTTGCTCTTCCTTTGTTAATTAGTAGCTCTCTAAAACCTTCTGATTTAATCAAAAATTGATTTTTCTGATTTCCGGTTGATACCTGAAAACGCCCAAAAAATTGCTCTTTAGGTTTCCAAGAATCGTATCTGCCCTCGTCTGTGGCATTCCAACCTCTAAACATATTGCGGCCTGCCTCTGCTCTAACATTCACTTTTTTGAGCTGTTTGCCTCCGGTTATGCCCAGATTATACTGTCCAATACTTTCGTTATAATTGGTGAGCAAAACCTCACCGGCAGTCGGACTTTTCTTCTTTGTTATGATGTTTATCACGCCGGCAAGAGCATTGCTACCGTAGGCAGTCGATACAGGACCTTCAATTACCTCAATTCGCTCCACATCGTTTAGGTTTATTTGGCTCAAATCAATGTTGCCATCCAATCGGCCAATTACAGGCACTCCATCTATCAATATTTTTACATTCTGCCCAGAAACACCCATCAGACTAACCGCACTTCCTGTTGAGTTGTCATTGGCAATCTGCACATTCAATTGCTGCTCCAGAGCCTGTTTCAGGTTAAACACGGAGCGATTTTCTAAATCTTTAGCGGTAATTACCGTTATTCTTTCCACCGCTTTTTGGGTGGTCTGTGCTTTTGCCTGAACCGTAACCACCACTTGGTCGAGATTGTTTGAAGTAGGTTTTAGATAGATTGAAACAGAGGTTTGATTTGGGATAACTACCACCGCATTTTCGGTGCTGTGCGATACTTCGGTTGATTTGATAAAATATTTTCCGGCAGAAAGTTCAAATTTAATTTGGCCGTTTTCGTTGCAGGTTCCGGCCTTAACAATGCTTTGGTTCGAAAAAGTTTCGTTTGTGGCCACAACAACCTCCGCATAACTAATGGCGGAGCTGTCGGCAGCAGAATGCACCAAAACGGATAAAGTGTTTTGGGCGAACAAGTCGCCCAAAACACACATCACTATGAACAAAAAGCCGAGTTTTTTCAATCAAAAAATGGATTATCTGGCAATGATTAATGGAGTGCAAGCCGAACCATTTTTGGTTAAAATGGTCACAAAATACAAGCCATTGCTAAGGTTGTTGGTGTTTATAAAGTTTTCAGTTTGCTCCACGAGCGTTTGTCCATTGCTGCCTATTATGGCAATACTCAACAGCTCTTCGTTGATAGGCAACTGAATGGTCACCATGTCATTTGCAGGATTTGGAAACATCGAGAATTGAAAATCATTGGTTTTGGCAATGCCAATGTTCCCAACCTTTTCTTTCACAAAATGAATTTCGCTGCTGCTATACGAGGTGAAATACAGTTTCCAAACGGCTCCGGCCTGAGTTCTCACAAAAAATACCTGATCTGGTGTTATGTCATACGACGTGCCGTTCCAGCTTTTCCAGTCATATCCTATTTCGGTAATGTTTGTATTCCAGTCTAAAAAAGAAGTGTCATTGCTCGTTACGTCCAATCCGTCTCGCTGAGCGTTTTCGGTGTTTTTATTCAATTTTACACCATATACCGGGTAGTTAATAATTTGTCCTCCGGCATCAATTGGGGCAACATATTTGGTAAAAACAAAATCCCACGATACAGCATCGGGCTCACGATCCAAAAATGCATCATTAACAATGGAATAATAGGCAAAGTTGCGGCCGGTATAATCTGTTTTTTTCAGTGTCTGAGTTATTTTGTTTGTTCCGTCCACATTGGCTATTACAAATGTGTAGGTAGAGCTGGCAAGTTCGTCAATATAAATTCTTCTGAAAGATTTGTCGCTCAACTGAATGAAATAAATCGAATCGCCAACCACCATGTGTGTTCCGGGGTCGTAAACTCCCCAACCCAAATCATAATCGCTGGTTAGGTTTTGGTTAAAGGCACCTCCGTCCCAAGTTTCAACAGAGTTGATGTGTGAAGGCCAATTTTTAAAACCGGTGCTGTCGAAATTGTCCCAATCCTCTATTGCATAAGGGCTAGAGTATAGCATAACGCCGTTTTGACCATTAATTAAAATTGAACCTGCAAAGCCTTTGGCCTCTATGGCAATGTCCCAATTTTTGTTCGAAATAGCTTTAACCTCCCCATTTTCGAGGCTATAAAAAATATCCGACTGTGTGCCGTTAATCATTGCTGTGTCGGGTGTTTGGGCGGCAACTCTAAGGCCAACCAACAAAATTGCTAAAGTGAAAAACTTCTTCATTTCTATTATTTAGATGAATTTTAAATAGTGGTGCAAATATGGTCTTCATAATCCTGTATTTTTGCCGATTTAAGGAGAAATAATGTCGCTTAAAGTAGAAACTAAATGATTTTTATTTTATATTGATAAGTTTCATTATTTCAGTAAGTTATAAATTTTTATTTTTAATAGTTGTATGGAAAATGTCGCTAAAATTGATAAAAATCAGAAATTAAAAACGGAAAATGCCACTTTATGGATTTTTAACCAAAACGAAGTTGGCTTAGAAAAAACAATGCCGTTGAGCCACGCGATGGTGCACTTTTTTTATTGCAAAAGCGGCGATGTGGTTTTCAAATTTTCGGAGCAATACCAAAGACAGCTTCCGCAGGGTTCTTTTTTTACTATTTATGATTCTCAACGATCGCTACACACTGAGTTGATTTCCGAAAAATGTCAGTTGGTGTATATGGCCATGTCGCCAGAGTTCATACATCAAATGTTGCTCGACGACAATAAAAATATGGTAAAGTTGGGTTTTGAAGGTTTTGGTGTGCGAGAATATTCTGTAAAAACCATTGGTTTTGGTTGCGACATACTGCTCGATCAATTGCTTAATGGCAATGAGCCTAATGTACTAAAATCGGCATTTTATCAAGCAAAAGTACTGGAATTGCTCAGTTATACCTTTGATGTGGAAGAAACAAGTTTGTATGAAGCCTGCCCTTTTTTAAAGGAAAAAGACAACGTAGAACGCATCAAAAATGCCCGAAATATTTTAATAGAACAATATGAGTTTCCACCGGGTTTGGCAGAGTTGGCCAAACTGATTGGCATGAACGAATACAATCTTAAAATTGGTTTTAAAAATGTTTACGGGTTGCCACCATACAAATATTTGCAGGAATACAAGCTCAATATGGCAAAAAAAATGTTGAATGAAGGGCAGATGCAAGTGGCCGAAATTGCGGATAGCATTGGCTACAAAAGTGCCAGCCATTTCATTGAAGCGTTTCGAAAAAAGTTTGGCATTACCCCAAAAAAGTTTGGGAGGTAGGGCAAACCATCATATCAACCCCTCATCGGCAAAACTAAAATAGGAAGTGGGTGTAACAATCAGGTGGTCAAGCACATTGATGTCGAGCAAGAGGCCAGCATTGGTTATTTTCTTAGTAATGTCTTTGTCGGCTTGGCTGGGTTTGAGACCGCCACTGGGGTGGTTGTGACAAAGTATGATAGACGAGGCATTTTTTTCGAGAACTTGTTTGAAAACTTTTTTTGGGTCAACCACCGTAGCCGAGACACCGCCTTCGCTGATACGGTGTTCGCCGATAATGATATTTGCATGATTGAGCAGCACAATCCAAAACTCTTCGTGGTGTAAATAAGCCAACCGATGATTGATGTATCTGTAAATTTGCTCGC
This window contains:
- a CDS encoding T9SS type A sorting domain-containing protein; the encoded protein is MKKFFTLAILLVGLRVAAQTPDTAMINGTQSDIFYSLENGEVKAISNKNWDIAIEAKGFAGSILINGQNGVMLYSSPYAIEDWDNFDSTGFKNWPSHINSVETWDGGAFNQNLTSDYDLGWGVYDPGTHMVVGDSIYFIQLSDKSFRRIYIDELASSTYTFVIANVDGTNKITQTLKKTDYTGRNFAYYSIVNDAFLDREPDAVSWDFVFTKYVAPIDAGGQIINYPVYGVKLNKNTENAQRDGLDVTSNDTSFLDWNTNITEIGYDWKSWNGTSYDITPDQVFFVRTQAGAVWKLYFTSYSSSEIHFVKEKVGNIGIAKTNDFQFSMFPNPANDMVTIQLPINEELLSIAIIGSNGQTLVEQTENFINTNNLSNGLYFVTILTKNGSACTPLIIAR
- a CDS encoding helix-turn-helix transcriptional regulator, yielding MENVAKIDKNQKLKTENATLWIFNQNEVGLEKTMPLSHAMVHFFYCKSGDVVFKFSEQYQRQLPQGSFFTIYDSQRSLHTELISEKCQLVYMAMSPEFIHQMLLDDNKNMVKLGFEGFGVREYSVKTIGFGCDILLDQLLNGNEPNVLKSAFYQAKVLELLSYTFDVEETSLYEACPFLKEKDNVERIKNARNILIEQYEFPPGLAELAKLIGMNEYNLKIGFKNVYGLPPYKYLQEYKLNMAKKMLNEGQMQVAEIADSIGYKSASHFIEAFRKKFGITPKKFGR
- a CDS encoding DUF1905 domain-containing protein; the protein is MKDRFETVLEKLDSKVWSVGIKVPSEVSKKYIGQEYKRVLCTLNDIHTYQAPLLSMGESNYYINVNQQIQKKLKIGIGDSIMAEIEPDNSKYGLPMPEELSELLKMDNKGSEVFHKLTPGVQRNLIHIVGTPKSSEIRIRKAIAIVEYIKQVDGKIVFKELNIALKNG
- the fahA gene encoding fumarylacetoacetase yields the protein MQNWLNVSDFHDFSIYNLPFGIYQNNGIATPCVAFGDNLIDLKAATNLGVFDNIHFDKTVFDSCVLNDFIACGKSTWSAVRKEMQQQLCNNTSKLFNHQNDILKDRLSAKMLLPIHIGDYTDFYSSIDHATNVGKMFRDPANALFPNWKHLPVGYHGRASSIVISGTDIKRPHGQTVPPNAEQPIFGPSKRLDYELEMAFVVGKTTKLGEQISVNEADNCIFGMMIFNDWSARDIQRWEYVPLGPFLAKNFASTVSPWIVTMEALDPFRIESPKQDPEVLPYLQFEGNKNIDIKLEVAIAPEGDESTTICHSNYKYMYWNMAQQLAHHTVGGCNVNVGDVMASGTISGPTEDSFGSMLELSWSGQKDIILKNGKTRKFIENGDTITMRAYSENNQFRVGFGECVGKILE
- a CDS encoding HmuY family protein; amino-acid sequence: MKKALLILIISMLTIGCFEKETPIAPFPRGDVQEQTIGMGRKYENQLFFNLAQNEVVKSIDRGLWDVAFNCSANNQTIYLNTGKSVFAAVTQATELAEISDTTGLKFMWDWSNGKDDSTALSGWQNHTFVWIINLGKDLKNKDLGFVKVKFKLVNQELNIEYAELNSTEIKTATLTKNGNFNRTYFSFISHEIVDVEPPKETFDLIFRQYTYYFEAEELPYLVVGALTNPYNTKVSIIKGVDFENITLSDTLEHPFSDAQDAIGYDWKWYDFGNSVYVVNPKKCFILQSSSGYFYKAHFVDFYSIDGDAGYPKIEFKQL
- a CDS encoding TonB-dependent receptor, with product MKKLGFLFIVMCVLGDLFAQNTLSVLVHSAADSSAISYAEVVVATNETFSNQSIVKAGTCNENGQIKFELSAGKYFIKSTEVSHSTENAVVVIPNQTSVSIYLKPTSNNLDQVVVTVQAKAQTTQKAVERITVITAKDLENRSVFNLKQALEQQLNVQIANDNSTGSAVSLMGVSGQNVKILIDGVPVIGRLDGNIDLSQINLNDVERIEVIEGPVSTAYGSNALAGVINIITKKKSPTAGEVLLTNYNESIGQYNLGITGGKQLKKVNVRAEAGRNMFRGWNATDEGRYDSWKPKEQFFGRFQVSTGNQKNQFLIKSEGFRELLINKGRANAPYFETAFDEHFYTTRLDEKVQYDRIIDSNKNLNAFVSYNLYNRQRVKYYRDLVTLESRQVPSTDGQDTTGFVALQSRGSYNFLTKTKKWNTQLGYDFIFQNGTGARIEEGVKSITDMAVYALSEMMVGSHFSIKPGIRLAYNSVYKSPIAPTFSARYEVKKYVYRFSYGRGFRAPDIKELYLNFVDVNHNVIGNENLKAEKSHNFQTSVTGFHKIKKGVIRPSLSVFYNDIFDKITLANISGTEYTYVNLDQFKSLGGQVNLAVATNKTRVNIGFSATNVVSINNAETNQKTDFSYIETQASINQDWRKIKFTLSGKYTGPKSIFSLTDNQITESKISGFGLVDFQMNRHFMNKRLDLSVGVKNLMNVTNLQSTVVSNGVHTQNTGLSMGTGRSYFMRLALKLSK